Below is a genomic region from Ruania alba.
CACCCTGCGGGCCGGCACGGTGGAGGCCGGCACCGTTCTGGGGGTAGGCACCGTGCTGTGGCCCGGCGTGGGCTGGGGTGGCGGTCTGTGCCGGGCGGCGAGCCGACCGTGGCGGCACCACGGCGAGCCCCGGCGTCGCCGAACCTCCGGACGGGAGCCCGCCGGGAGACCCTCCCGCTGGGGCGCCCGGTGCGGGCCGGCCGCCCATCACGCCGTCCATCCCGGCCACCGCCGGTGTGACTGTGGTCGCGGCAGGCACGCCTCGGTGCCCGCCGATCACGCCCAGCGTGCCTGGCTCGTGAGAGGCGTTCTGGCGTCCGGGTCCCGCACCGCCGGGTGGGGCCGGTTCTCCTGCCGGCTGCCACGCTCCCCATCGATGCGACCCCGGCTGGAGCGACGGCCGGGCAGAGGTGCGGTCGCGGCGCAGGTGCGGGTCGTCGATCCCGAGGCCGGTCCAGGAGCGACGCCGGATCATGATGGTGCGGTAATGTCCGGCTCCAGGCAGGCGATCTCCAGCGGCCCCCGTGGAGCGGGGCTGCGCTGGCACACTGCCCGCAGATGCTTCGGTGACAGCACTCATCTCGGTGGACGTCGTGATCTCGGTGGACACGGCACCGGGATCGCCGGCCCTGGGTGCTCGTGACACCGAGATCGCACCGGTGGGCCGTCCGCGGACGCTCACGCGCCGGACCGTCGAGGGGGCCGTCGGCCGTGCTCGTCCGAGGGGATGCACACGCTGCCCTGCTACCGACGCCGGTGCGGCAGCACCCATGGGGAGGTCGAGCAATCGTGCTGCTCTCGTGATCGGCCCGAGAACGTGACCAGACCGCTGTGCGAGTGCCCCCGGTCCGCCGTGGCAGCCACGCGCCATCCCCTGGAGCCCTGGCGCGCTGGCATCGGGCAGCACCTGCCCGCCGGTATCACGCACAGTGCCGCGCTGCATCGGCTCGCCGGCAGGTCGCGCCGTGCGGGGCGACGTGACGTGCTCGGCGGAACCGGCGGGTGAGGTGACCTCAGGTGCGCTCCTGGTCGTCACGGAGGTGCTCGTCGGTGTGATCGCGTTCGTTCGCGCAGGCACCGTGGTCGTGGCGCTCGTAACGACGGATGCCGGACTGGCATCGATGCGCTGCGGACTGCGGGGGATCCGCGCTGACGCCACAGTCTGCGTGGCCCGGGCTCGGCGCCGCACCAGGCGTGAGGTCAGGGCAACAGCAGATGCGCTGAGCGTCGCTGCATAGCCTGGGAGTCCGCCGGCGGGCGAACCCTCACTCGATATCTGGCCCCACTGCGCGCCGGCAGGGCCCCGGACAGGGCCAGTCGCACGCCTCCCTCCGCCGTCAGAACTCTCAGGATCGACGATGGCAGCCGGGTTCCCTCGGGCTCGGCCGATATCAGGATTGCCGCTGGTTCTGCCATGCCTGCTCGGTCCAGGCAACTCGCCCGGTCCAGGCTGCCCACCCTGCCCGCGCTGTCCGCTCTGTCCGCCTGGTCCAGGCTGCCCACTCTGCCCGTCCTGCCCACGCTGGCGTCCGCTGGCGGCGGACCGTGGGCGTCGGCGCACCACCCGGCGGGCGCGGGCGTCGGCGGGGGTGGTCATCCGGCCGACTGCTGCGACCTCTTCGGGCAGCTGCATCGGAACCGCCTGCGCCGTCATGGTGGCCGGGATACGGCCGGGCCGGTGCGACGCCTCGTCCGGAACGGGACCCACGGCCCGCCGGAGACCACGGGCGGGCAATGGGCGGTCCGCCCGGGTGCCGCCGAACCACCACCGGGGTGGCCTCACCCCGGACTCACGCTCACCGACGTCCGCGCTGCGGGAGGACCCAGCCGTGGCCAGTGCCCGACGTACGGCGCCCGGCCGGCCCCATCCGCTGACGAACCGCATCGAGGATGCGGCCAGTGCCCCGATCTTGCTCGGGCGAGGCCCACCCCAGGGGCCAGCATGTCGATAGCGCTCCGCGATCTGCCCACCCATCGAGGTCTCGCCGGGCAGGGGCAGATCCGTCTGGTCCGGTTTCTGCGTCGCTGCCGGCTCCGGCGCCCCAGTCATGCCGTCACCGCACGGAATCCGTTGTGTGCGACCTCAAGGGTCTCGTTCAGCGGTGCATCCGAGTCGGCAAGCAGCTGCGGCCCGCTCCAGCTCACGGCGAACACACCCTCCAGCTCCCACGATCGCATCCGGTCGCCGGTGTGGTTGATGACCGTGACGGCCCCGGTGGCGCGCGTCAGCACGTTGTCGTTGCCGGCGAAGCCCGCCCCCGAGCTCTTCGCCACCCAGGTGAACAACGCGTCGGACTGCACCAGCCCGCGAGTGAACACCAGATGGGGCCACCGCATCACACCCGGGAGCTGATGCACGTAGGAGTTCTGACCACCCTCGACGTACTCCTCGACGGCCACGTCCAGCTGCAGTCCCGAGACCTCCCGGAACGTGCCGATCTCCACACCGTCCACCTCGAAGAGGAAACGGCTCGACGTCGACGGCTCGCCTCCGAGCGGCGCCAGGTCAGGCGTTCTCACGGACCATCTCCCACGCGTGTTCGTTCATTGCCGAGACCGCACGGACCATCCGCACCCGGTCGAGGTGCTCGAGGTCCAGCAACTCCTCGAGCGGCCAGTGCAGGTGATAAGCGAGGTAAGCGATCTCCTGCCAGAGCGC
It encodes:
- a CDS encoding DUF6760 family protein, with protein sequence MLHYPPDALWQEIAYLAYHLHWPLEELLDLEHLDRVRMVRAVSAMNEHAWEMVRENA
- a CDS encoding phage tail protein; this translates as MRTPDLAPLGGEPSTSSRFLFEVDGVEIGTFREVSGLQLDVAVEEYVEGGQNSYVHQLPGVMRWPHLVFTRGLVQSDALFTWVAKSSGAGFAGNDNVLTRATGAVTVINHTGDRMRSWELEGVFAVSWSGPQLLADSDAPLNETLEVAHNGFRAVTA